Proteins found in one Perca fluviatilis chromosome 9, GENO_Pfluv_1.0, whole genome shotgun sequence genomic segment:
- the il12rb1 gene encoding interleukin-12 receptor subunit beta-2, whose protein sequence is MSLRDFPQYLMETLKCLSSLHKYVVVFMFLTAVSKGSACQAPSSPECFRRKADETVYLCEWSMNTTESDVTFVLYIDKEKIRNIKQTWSQVNEEKLIKNRSVDIWVEARAGNSSCTSPRRSVVLGDTVKYAAPRNISMSWLKNNLSLRWRAEEAHPALAEIQFRRNDDPAESWEKRTTHTTSYTYNATVENLLKDSAYKVKIRHRSTHARNPLWSGWSFVTVPAELEQKPEVTMAIQLLNGTRKVTLTWKPMPHAAAASGVNYNLNDTQSSHGCHCQGNRYPQNTSENRHTTHVSFSAVNISVIAKNAAGYSPTAIVQIPAEVATDLKICDKTLLNETLNKTTCLELYELQDGDSMPENVITLTGRKKNKNKAKQIRKNIKNYVRYLYFEHRCNGGKPQTVKMCIFYKKEGVPSKKPQDLISFSETHTSVNLSWKAIPFADQKGYLTHYRLCSVTISSQDVSKACFNISASLMKYRLENLAPGAKYNISLAGMTRVGEGPEATVMINTLPEKPVNVWWSLGLLFLFFFMTTVCTCIFKRIKSKVLPPVPTPVIPDFIPYQPESQELLERKEEVHELTLHQLLPEGKSVPEDAEETDVLTGEWDSGTDEDVENKRGDSRMSGGSSDQSLDPSSTDEALRISREGEMADLEQVDNEIAMLIYRNGLVFDVKTDSP, encoded by the exons ATGAGCCTTCGAGACTTTCCACAATACCTCATGGAAACACTGAAATGCTTGAGTTCACTACATAAATACGTTGTTGTGTTTATGTTCCTTACAGCAGTCAGCAAAG GGTCAGCATGTCAGGCTCCTTCCAGTCCTGAGTGCTTCAGAAGAAAGGCTGATGAGACTGTTTACTTGTGTGAATGGAGCATGAATACGACTGAGAGCGATGTGACATTTGTCCTTTACATTGA TAAAGAAAAAATTAGGAACATTAAGCAGACCTGGTCTCAGGTCAACGAGGAGAAGCTTATCAAAAATCGATCAGTTGACATTTGGGTGGAAGCTCGCGCAGGAAACTCCAGCTGCACGTCGCCCAGGAGGTCTGTTGTACTTGGGGACACAG TTAAGTATGCAGCACCACGAAATATTTCCATGTCCTGGTTAAAAAACAACCTCAGCTTAAGATGGAGGGCTGAAGAGGCGCATCCAGCTTTAGCCGAGATCCAGTTCCGACGAAATGACGACCCCGCAGAATCATGGGAAAAA AGAACAACACATACCACCAGTTACACAT ACAATGCCACTGTTGAGAATCTGTTGAAGGATTCAGCTTACAAGGTTAAAATCAGACATCGGTCCACTCATGCCCGAAACCCACTGTGGAGCGGCTGGTCATTTGTGACTGTTCCTGCAG AGCTTGAACAAAAACCTGAAGTTACCATGGCAATACAACTTTTAAATGGCACTCGAAAGGTGACGTTAACGTGGAAG CCGATGCCACATGCAGCTGCAGCCAGTGGAGTGAATTACAACCTGAACGACACACAGTCTTCTCATGGATGTCATTGTCAGGGAAACAGATATCCCCAAAACACATCTGAAAATAGACACACCACTCATGTCTCGTTCTCTGCCGTCAACATCTCTGTTATCGCCAAAAACGCAGCAGGGTATTCTCCAACAGCAATCGTACAAATTCCAGCCGAAGTTGCTACAGATTTAAAAA tttgtgaCAAAACATTACTGAATGAAACATTAAATAAGACAACTTGCCTTGAGTTGTACGAGCTTCAAGATGGGGATTCCATGCCAGAAAATGTGATCACATTAACAGGaaggaagaagaataaaaataaagcgAAGCAAATAAGAAAGA ACATAAAGAACTACGTTCGCTACCTTTACTTTGAACACAGATGTAATGGTGGGAAACCGCAGACAGTTAAAATGTGCATCTTTTATAAAAAGGAGGGTG tTCCGAGCAAAAAACCTCAGGACTTAATTTCTTTTAGTGAAACACACACTTCTGTTAACTTGTCTTGGAAAGCGATTCCCTTTGCAGACCAGAAAGGTTACCTCACGCACTACCGCCTCTGCAGCGTGACCATCAGCTCACAGGATGTGTCGAAAG CGTGCTTTAACATATCAGCCTCACTGATGAAATACCGTCTGGAAAACTTGGCACCGGGTGCTAAATACAACATCAGCCTGGCTGGAATGACACGAGTGGGGGAAGGACCTGAAGCTACAGTAATGATCAACACGCTGCCAGAGAAGCCTGTGAATG TGTGGTGGAGTCTTGGCTTGctgtttctgttctttttcATGACCACAGTGTGCACCTGTATCTTTAAGAG AATCAAAAGCAAGGTCCTCCCTCCTGTGCCGACACCTGTTATTCCAGATTTCATTCCTTATCAACCAGAGAGTCAG GAGTTACtggagagaaaggaggaggtgCATGAGCTGACGCTGCACCAGCTACTTCCAGAGGGCAAGTCTGTCCCTGAGGACGCAGAGGAGACCGATGTCCTCACAGGAGAGTGGGATAGTGGCACTGACGAGGACGTGGAGAACAAGAGGGGTGATTCACGGATGTCAGGAGGATCCAGTGATCAATCTTTGGATCCCAGCTCCACAGATGAGGCACTGAGGATCTCCAGAGAAGGAGAAATGGCGGATCTCGAACAAGTGGACAACGAGATCGCCATGCTGATATACAGGAATGGTTTGGTCTTCGATGTAAAGACGGACTCGCCTTAA